The following coding sequences are from one Paenibacillus sp. JDR-2 window:
- a CDS encoding amidohydrolase family protein: MNRNEHQKDGGRKRYRLFVLLLFALVISVTEQVEDGMAAEAAASEAVYDTVIAGGRVMNPENGLDKKGWNIGINGGQIAIVTSKPLKGKHIINAAGLVVAPGFIDNLSYNPNPLGVWNKIADGVTTNIAMHGGTSTPKEWYYYYANSTTPLNYGASFFYTEARNRYELGRYDSAQPEQIRELVKQAEQALNNGALGISFSLEYVPGITAAEILPMMELAYDYNVPVYFHARYSDMEEPGTNMDALNELIGYARRTGAAVHVDHINSTGGTFSMRKSLSLLETVRRQGLDITACVYPYDYWGTFLNSARFDEGWQSRFRITFHDLQIAGTNHRLTEETFGRYRAEGKLAVAYAIPEQDVVNALKAPYVMIGSDAILEPGNNNHPRASGTYARTIGRYVREKHTLSLMDALSKMSLMPAQRLEKQVPALRKKGRLARGMDADIVIFDYKTIKDRSTVEHPERLSDGIRYVLVGGKLALDKGQLNKEARAGQSVRSEFARVKSGAGLLSWGTRQYAVVDYKGVPYVDVRSLEQQGYRLAWDKAAHKFIAKRSNNPTSLVITGAELAPSEGMLMLERGYQLEAGDVKAALISIGTRMFMPLSLLDNLGFEVTAAGDALWKAGGAG; this comes from the coding sequence ATGAATAGGAATGAGCACCAAAAAGACGGAGGCCGCAAACGGTACCGTCTTTTTGTTTTATTATTATTTGCGTTGGTTATCTCGGTAACGGAGCAGGTGGAAGACGGCATGGCAGCCGAAGCGGCAGCATCGGAGGCGGTCTATGATACGGTTATTGCCGGCGGCAGAGTTATGAATCCGGAAAACGGGCTGGATAAGAAGGGCTGGAATATCGGCATAAACGGCGGCCAGATTGCGATTGTTACATCTAAGCCATTGAAGGGTAAGCATATTATAAATGCAGCCGGTCTTGTTGTGGCGCCTGGATTTATCGACAACCTGTCCTACAATCCGAACCCGCTTGGCGTTTGGAACAAGATCGCTGACGGGGTCACGACCAATATTGCCATGCATGGCGGAACCTCCACGCCAAAAGAATGGTATTACTATTATGCAAATAGCACGACGCCGCTCAATTACGGAGCTTCGTTCTTCTACACGGAAGCCCGTAACCGTTATGAGCTCGGCCGTTACGACAGCGCGCAGCCGGAACAGATCAGAGAGCTGGTCAAGCAGGCGGAGCAGGCACTCAATAACGGAGCGCTCGGCATTTCCTTCAGCCTTGAATATGTGCCGGGCATAACGGCGGCCGAGATCCTGCCGATGATGGAGCTAGCTTATGATTACAACGTGCCTGTCTATTTCCATGCCCGTTATTCCGATATGGAGGAGCCGGGCACCAATATGGATGCCCTTAACGAGTTGATCGGTTACGCCCGGAGAACAGGGGCAGCCGTCCATGTTGATCATATCAACAGCACAGGGGGCACCTTCTCGATGAGGAAGTCGCTTTCCCTTCTGGAGACTGTCCGCAGACAGGGGCTCGATATTACCGCCTGCGTTTATCCCTACGATTATTGGGGGACCTTCCTGAACTCGGCAAGGTTCGACGAGGGCTGGCAATCGAGATTCCGGATTACGTTCCATGATTTGCAGATTGCGGGGACCAATCATCGCTTAACGGAAGAGACATTTGGCCGATACCGCGCGGAAGGCAAGCTGGCGGTAGCTTACGCCATCCCCGAGCAGGATGTCGTAAATGCGTTAAAGGCGCCTTACGTGATGATCGGGAGCGATGCGATCCTGGAACCGGGCAACAATAATCATCCGCGTGCTTCAGGCACATACGCAAGAACGATCGGCAGGTATGTCCGGGAGAAGCATACCCTTTCCTTAATGGATGCGCTCTCGAAGATGAGTCTTATGCCGGCGCAGAGGCTGGAGAAGCAAGTCCCCGCACTTCGCAAGAAGGGCAGGCTCGCCAGAGGAATGGATGCGGATATCGTCATCTTCGATTACAAGACGATTAAAGACCGTTCAACGGTTGAGCATCCGGAGCGGTTGTCGGACGGCATCCGTTATGTGCTTGTCGGAGGGAAGTTGGCACTCGATAAAGGTCAACTGAACAAGGAAGCTCGGGCCGGTCAGTCGGTACGCAGCGAATTCGCAAGGGTGAAGAGCGGAGCGGGACTGCTTAGCTGGGGTACCCGTCAATACGCGGTGGTCGATTATAAAGGCGTGCCGTACGTGGATGTCCGTTCGCTTGAACAGCAGGGCTACAGACTGGCATGGGATAAAGCGGCTCACAAGTTCATTGCCAAGCGAAGCAATAACCCTACTTCTCTCGTTATTACCGGCGCCGAGCTTGCCCCCTCGGAAGGGATGCTTATGCTGGAGCGGGGGTATCAGCTGGAGGCAGGAGACGTTAAAGCTGCTCTAATATCGATCGGAACCCGGATGTTTATGCCATTGTCCTTGCTGGACAACCTGGGGTTTGAAGTGACCGCGGCGGGCGATGCGTTATGGAAGGCCGGCGGAGCCGGCTGA
- a CDS encoding CBS domain-containing protein codes for MNIAFFLLPKQEVITVTQDATLRQTLEKMEHHRYSAVPIINEEGGYAGTVTEGDLLWYMKNTPGVSFENANKVKLQDVPLRMMNRSVRIDADMKDLIALAKVQNFVPVVDDRGHFIGIVRRSEIIDYCQSFIPGSPSVAMEA; via the coding sequence ATGAATATTGCGTTTTTTCTGCTGCCCAAGCAGGAGGTTATTACGGTAACGCAAGATGCAACGCTCAGGCAAACCCTAGAGAAGATGGAGCATCACCGCTACTCTGCGGTCCCGATTATTAATGAAGAGGGGGGCTATGCGGGTACGGTAACGGAAGGCGATCTGCTCTGGTACATGAAGAACACGCCGGGCGTAAGCTTTGAGAACGCTAATAAGGTGAAGCTGCAGGATGTGCCGCTCCGTATGATGAACCGCTCGGTTCGCATTGATGCAGACATGAAGGATTTGATTGCCCTTGCGAAGGTTCAGAACTTTGTACCCGTAGTGGACGACCGCGGCCATTTCATCGGCATCGTCCGCAGAAGCGAAATTATCGATTACTGCCAGTCCTTTATTCCGGGTTCGCCATCGGTTGCGATGGAGGCCTGA
- a CDS encoding DUF4870 domain-containing protein → MSSASFEPDRSSTGIDPKVAGLLAYFLGFITGIIFLVVEKQSRFVKFHALQSIAISVVFIVLNIVLGFIPVIGWLLGLVLTPLGFILWIALMLLALQGKRFKLPYIGDWAEQQSYKF, encoded by the coding sequence ATGTCCAGCGCTTCCTTCGAGCCTGATCGTTCCTCAACAGGTATAGACCCCAAAGTGGCAGGACTGCTTGCTTATTTCCTGGGCTTTATCACCGGTATTATATTCCTGGTCGTGGAGAAACAGAGCCGGTTCGTAAAATTTCATGCCCTTCAGTCTATCGCGATTTCCGTTGTATTTATTGTACTCAATATCGTGCTTGGTTTCATTCCCGTTATCGGCTGGCTTCTTGGTTTGGTTCTGACACCTCTTGGCTTTATTCTATGGATAGCCCTGATGCTGCTTGCCCTGCAGGGCAAGCGCTTCAAGCTGCCGTATATCGGCGACTGGGCGGAACAGCAATCATATAAATTCTGA
- a CDS encoding DUF1836 domain-containing protein — protein sequence MEAFTLTRKEMADLLLAMQGQNCCGPLQVLQQAWKQSHRDAYESGSSLPAFLSTALPPVLVKLIKGREVKGFSLQEISALGGLIDFSQMSITSMQNWVKRDFKAYFDCPKIGKKYSLNQTALLFIIEDLKSSLDFGSIRKLFDRLFNKPEDETDDLIGPLELYAAYTSMYEELAARGYRLFDMARPYTDAKDREAIMEQMLHSASEPFLQILPRLSEEQTEALRHILFIAVISIRTSYFHSLAKRYCHATLFLNS from the coding sequence ATGGAGGCTTTTACGCTTACCCGCAAAGAGATGGCGGATTTGCTGCTTGCGATGCAAGGCCAAAATTGTTGTGGTCCCCTACAGGTTCTGCAGCAGGCTTGGAAACAATCGCACCGTGATGCTTATGAATCCGGATCGTCCCTGCCGGCATTCCTGTCGACGGCGCTTCCGCCTGTCCTGGTGAAGCTGATTAAAGGACGCGAGGTAAAAGGATTCTCTTTGCAGGAGATATCCGCGTTAGGCGGATTAATAGATTTTTCGCAAATGTCGATTACATCGATGCAAAACTGGGTAAAGAGAGATTTCAAGGCTTATTTCGACTGCCCGAAAATCGGCAAGAAATATTCTCTGAATCAGACAGCACTCTTGTTTATTATTGAGGACCTGAAGTCCAGTCTCGATTTTGGTTCCATACGGAAGCTGTTCGACCGGCTATTCAATAAACCGGAAGACGAAACAGACGACTTGATTGGTCCGCTTGAGCTCTATGCGGCGTATACTTCCATGTATGAAGAGCTTGCCGCGAGAGGGTACCGGCTGTTCGATATGGCTCGTCCATACACGGATGCGAAGGACAGGGAGGCTATTATGGAGCAGATGCTTCACAGCGCTTCGGAGCCGTTCCTGCAAATATTGCCGCGGTTAAGCGAAGAGCAGACAGAGGCATTGCGCCATATTTTGTTCATCGCCGTCATTTCGATCCGTACTTCTTACTTTCATTCGCTGGCCAAACGGTACTGTCATGCCACCCTGTTCCTGAATTCTTAA
- a CDS encoding hemolysin family protein — translation MIAVLIVLTAFFVATEFAIIRLRSSRVDQLVLEGKKNALAVQRVTSNLDAYLSACQLGITITALGLGWLGEPTVERIIHPLFEKLGVHSDLNHIISFVIAFVAVTFLHVVMGELAPKTWAIQKAEFISFAVAKPIIYFHKIMYPFIWVLNGSATGLIRMFGLKAVKEHEEAHSEEEIQIILNDSFQSGKINNTEYGYVSRIFAFDEMLAKEIMVPRTDMICLYTNNSMMENMDIIRKEQYTRFPVATGSKDNIVGMINTKQLFLEFQENKEFNFQKLVHPVLAVSEVLPVKTLLKRMQQERVHIAVLMDEYGGTSGMITIEDILEEIVGEIRDEFDTDERKEIEKLADNCYLLDGKVSLDHVSEITGVAIDQEDVDTVGGWLFTEFTDPKPGKEMHYENLRFIIREVGKHRIKKVELIIEEEADESTHEAEVETA, via the coding sequence ATGATTGCTGTATTAATTGTATTGACCGCCTTCTTCGTTGCTACGGAGTTCGCAATTATCCGCCTTCGCTCGAGCCGAGTGGATCAGTTGGTGCTCGAAGGCAAGAAAAACGCGCTTGCCGTACAACGCGTGACAAGCAACCTTGATGCTTATCTTTCGGCTTGTCAGCTCGGTATTACGATTACCGCCCTCGGACTTGGTTGGTTAGGCGAACCGACCGTTGAACGAATTATCCATCCGTTATTCGAGAAATTGGGCGTACACAGCGATTTGAATCATATTATTTCCTTTGTTATAGCATTCGTTGCCGTTACATTCCTGCATGTGGTCATGGGTGAACTTGCACCGAAGACATGGGCCATCCAAAAAGCCGAATTTATCAGCTTTGCCGTAGCCAAACCGATTATCTACTTCCACAAGATCATGTACCCGTTCATCTGGGTGCTGAATGGTTCCGCAACTGGCCTGATCCGTATGTTTGGACTGAAGGCTGTGAAAGAGCATGAAGAAGCGCATAGCGAAGAAGAGATTCAGATCATTCTGAACGACAGCTTCCAGAGCGGTAAAATCAATAACACCGAATACGGTTACGTGAGCCGGATCTTCGCCTTTGACGAAATGCTCGCCAAAGAGATCATGGTTCCGCGTACCGATATGATTTGCTTATATACGAATAATTCGATGATGGAGAATATGGACATCATCCGCAAAGAGCAGTACACGCGCTTCCCGGTAGCAACGGGCAGCAAAGACAACATTGTTGGCATGATCAACACGAAGCAGCTGTTCCTTGAATTCCAGGAAAACAAAGAGTTCAACTTTCAGAAGCTGGTTCATCCGGTCCTGGCCGTGTCCGAGGTTTTGCCGGTTAAGACGCTCCTGAAGCGCATGCAGCAGGAACGCGTTCATATCGCGGTTCTGATGGACGAATACGGCGGCACTTCCGGTATGATTACCATCGAAGACATCTTGGAAGAAATCGTCGGCGAGATTCGCGATGAATTCGATACCGATGAACGAAAAGAAATCGAGAAGCTTGCGGATAACTGCTACCTGCTTGACGGTAAAGTCTCGCTTGACCATGTATCCGAAATAACTGGCGTTGCAATCGACCAGGAAGATGTAGACACGGTCGGCGGCTGGCTGTTCACGGAATTTACCGATCCGAAGCCGGGCAAGGAAATGCACTACGAGAATCTCCGTTTTATCATCCGTGAGGTTGGCAAGCACCGTATTAAGAAAGTCGAACTTATTATCGAAGAAGAAGCTGACGAGAGCACTCATGAAGCCGAAGTTGAAACGGCGTAA
- a CDS encoding cation:proton antiporter, translating to MEFILYLAIIIVSTKAAGALSVRLGQPAVLGKLLAGIIIGPAVLGWVKPDDFIGHFSEIGVLLLMFIAGLETDLDQLRKNWKPSFAVAVGGIILPFVGGYGIASALGLSNNEALFLGLLLCATSVSISVQTLKEMDKLQSSEGMTILGAAVVDDVLVVILLAVMMGFLVPASDVSLGLLIGKKLLFFVVIGLVGWLLVPRFLKWFAPLKVTETAMSAALIICFAFSYFAEEMGIAGIIGAFAAGIAVSQSPFKHEVESKVEPIAYTLFVPVFFVSIGLHITFDGVGKQLLFIVLVTLIAVVTKLLGGGLGARLTGFNNRSSITIGAGMVSRGEVALIIAASGLESGLLPEKYFTSVVLVVILTTLITPPLLKQVFKERQTA from the coding sequence ATGGAATTTATTCTTTATCTAGCCATTATTATAGTCTCAACCAAGGCTGCAGGTGCTTTATCGGTAAGACTGGGACAGCCTGCCGTCCTTGGAAAGCTGCTAGCTGGCATCATTATCGGACCAGCAGTGCTAGGCTGGGTGAAACCAGATGATTTTATCGGTCACTTCTCGGAAATTGGCGTTCTGCTGTTAATGTTTATTGCGGGTCTCGAAACGGATCTTGATCAGCTGCGGAAGAACTGGAAACCATCCTTTGCCGTAGCGGTTGGAGGCATCATATTGCCCTTTGTTGGAGGCTACGGGATTGCGTCGGCACTTGGATTGTCGAACAACGAGGCGTTGTTTCTGGGGCTGCTCTTATGCGCGACCTCGGTAAGCATATCGGTGCAGACGTTAAAAGAGATGGATAAGCTGCAATCGAGTGAAGGGATGACCATTCTGGGCGCTGCAGTGGTGGATGATGTGCTTGTTGTCATTCTGCTGGCGGTCATGATGGGATTCCTAGTGCCGGCCAGCGATGTATCGCTTGGATTATTGATCGGCAAGAAGTTATTATTCTTCGTCGTTATCGGTCTAGTCGGGTGGCTGCTTGTGCCGCGTTTCCTAAAATGGTTTGCGCCGTTGAAAGTAACGGAGACGGCCATGAGCGCTGCATTGATCATCTGCTTCGCCTTCTCCTACTTCGCGGAAGAAATGGGCATTGCAGGCATTATCGGGGCATTTGCAGCCGGCATTGCCGTGTCGCAGTCGCCGTTCAAGCATGAAGTAGAATCCAAGGTAGAACCTATTGCTTATACGTTATTCGTGCCGGTCTTCTTCGTAAGCATCGGATTGCATATAACTTTTGACGGTGTAGGGAAGCAACTGCTCTTTATTGTGCTTGTAACGCTTATTGCAGTAGTAACGAAGCTGCTGGGAGGCGGTCTTGGCGCCCGGCTGACCGGCTTTAATAATCGGTCTTCGATAACAATTGGAGCGGGGATGGTGTCACGAGGCGAGGTGGCGTTAATAATAGCGGCGTCGGGGCTAGAATCGGGATTATTGCCGGAGAAATATTTTACTTCGGTTGTGCTGGTTGTTATTCTGACGACGCTTATTACGCCGCCGCTCCTCAAGCAGGTGTTTAAAGAGAGGCAGACGGCATAA
- a CDS encoding NAD(P)/FAD-dependent oxidoreductase, whose translation MAKQILILGGGYGGLLSALTARKYISAEEAEITLINKTPYHQIITELHRLAVSGVNEGNVALPLDKLLKGKSINLVVDTVDNIDPEKKQVKLAGNGTVKYDQLVVALGGETAFFGIPGLEENSLTLKSVEEAKAVSAHIQNRIAAYAQSKNKADATIVIGGGGLTGIELIGEIVDMLPKWCEQYGVDKSEISLYNIEAGPTILMGFPADLLERAKSSLTNRGVNLIMGVAVTEVQGNKVMLKDGNSIETNTFVWTGGVTGNPVVANCGIEVNRGRASVTEFLQSTSHSDIFLAGDNAFVMGPEGRPYPPSAQIAWQMGEYIGYNLFAQAKGLPMKSFQFVNSGVLASLGRKDAIGTIGASQLKLRGTAATLMKEASNVRYLTHVNGLFSFLK comes from the coding sequence ATGGCTAAGCAAATTTTAATTCTTGGCGGCGGTTACGGCGGTCTTCTTAGCGCACTGACAGCTCGCAAATATATTTCGGCTGAAGAAGCGGAAATTACACTGATCAACAAAACTCCATACCACCAAATCATTACTGAGCTTCATCGTTTGGCAGTTAGCGGCGTAAACGAAGGAAACGTAGCTCTTCCTTTGGATAAACTGCTGAAAGGCAAATCGATTAACCTGGTTGTCGATACAGTCGATAACATTGACCCGGAGAAAAAACAAGTAAAGCTGGCTGGCAACGGCACAGTTAAATACGACCAGCTGGTTGTCGCTCTTGGCGGTGAAACGGCATTCTTCGGCATTCCTGGTCTGGAAGAAAACAGCCTGACGCTGAAATCGGTTGAAGAAGCGAAAGCAGTTAGCGCTCATATCCAAAACCGTATTGCAGCTTACGCGCAATCGAAAAACAAAGCAGACGCAACAATCGTTATTGGCGGCGGCGGCCTGACAGGCATCGAGCTGATCGGCGAGATCGTTGATATGCTTCCAAAATGGTGTGAACAGTACGGCGTTGACAAGAGCGAAATCTCGCTGTACAACATCGAAGCTGGTCCAACTATTCTGATGGGCTTCCCGGCTGACCTTCTTGAGCGCGCGAAATCCAGCCTGACAAACCGCGGCGTTAACCTGATCATGGGTGTTGCGGTAACTGAGGTTCAAGGCAACAAAGTTATGCTGAAAGACGGCAACTCCATCGAAACCAATACTTTCGTATGGACAGGCGGCGTTACAGGCAATCCTGTAGTAGCTAACTGTGGCATCGAAGTCAATCGCGGCCGTGCTTCGGTAACTGAATTCCTGCAATCGACTTCCCATTCGGATATCTTCCTGGCTGGCGACAACGCGTTTGTTATGGGTCCAGAAGGCCGTCCGTACCCGCCAAGCGCGCAAATCGCATGGCAAATGGGCGAGTACATCGGTTACAACCTGTTTGCGCAAGCGAAAGGTCTTCCGATGAAATCGTTCCAATTCGTTAACTCCGGCGTACTTGCGAGCCTTGGCCGCAAAGATGCGATCGGTACGATCGGTGCAAGCCAGCTGAAGCTGAGAGGTACAGCGGCTACATTGATGAAAGAGGCAAGTAACGTTCGTTACCTGACTCACGTAAACGGTCTGTTCTCGTTCTTGAAATAA
- a CDS encoding DUF1641 domain-containing protein encodes MSETVTKLPEESGSVRELDVLEQLLKPEIQQSLTQLVENLPKLAELVTLLTKAYDVATTVANDKVLVNDMVHGFGEFVKPIVDTTKGIANAAVEAGDRAQGDNSTIGLFGILKMLKDPQVQATLRFAQSFLNVLAERKNG; translated from the coding sequence ATGTCTGAAACCGTAACGAAATTACCTGAAGAATCCGGTTCCGTACGTGAACTGGACGTGCTTGAGCAACTGCTGAAGCCAGAAATTCAGCAATCGCTGACTCAATTGGTGGAAAACCTGCCTAAACTGGCTGAACTGGTGACTCTGCTCACTAAAGCTTATGATGTTGCTACTACCGTAGCTAACGACAAAGTACTTGTGAACGATATGGTTCACGGCTTTGGCGAATTCGTTAAACCAATCGTAGACACGACTAAAGGCATCGCGAACGCAGCAGTTGAAGCTGGCGACCGCGCGCAAGGCGATAACTCTACAATTGGTCTCTTTGGCATTCTGAAGATGCTGAAGGATCCGCAAGTACAAGCAACGCTTCGTTTCGCCCAATCGTTCCTGAACGTATTGGCTGAGCGTAAAAACGGTTAA
- the rpsR gene encoding 30S ribosomal protein S18 codes for MSFKQREGGDGERPERKFGGRKGGRNKRRKVCFFTVNKITHIDYKDTDLLKKFISERGKILPRRVTGTSAKYQRLLTVAIKRARTVALLPYTTE; via the coding sequence ATGAGCTTCAAGCAAAGAGAAGGCGGAGACGGAGAGCGTCCAGAACGCAAATTCGGCGGCCGCAAAGGCGGACGCAACAAACGCCGTAAAGTATGTTTCTTCACTGTGAACAAAATCACTCACATTGACTATAAAGATACTGATCTGCTCAAAAAGTTCATCAGCGAGCGCGGCAAAATCTTGCCACGTCGTGTAACTGGAACTAGCGCAAAATACCAACGTCTGCTGACTGTTGCTATCAAGCGTGCTCGTACTGTAGCATTGCTACCGTACACTACTGAGTAG
- the ssb gene encoding single-stranded DNA-binding protein: protein MLNRVILIGRLTRDPELRYTPAGVAVTQFTIAVDRPFTSGQGEREADFIPVVTWRQLAETCANYLRKGRLTAVEGRIQVRNYENNEGKRVYVTEVIADNVRFLESNREGGAPQESGGYAGGNNSGGGSFGGGGGNAPYGGGNGGGGKPSTPRNNNSRDPFSDDGRPIDISEDDLPF from the coding sequence ATGTTGAATCGTGTAATACTAATTGGCAGATTAACAAGAGACCCCGAATTGCGTTATACACCTGCTGGTGTAGCAGTTACGCAATTTACGATAGCAGTAGACCGGCCGTTTACGAGTGGTCAGGGCGAGCGCGAAGCGGATTTTATTCCGGTCGTAACTTGGCGGCAGTTGGCTGAGACATGCGCTAATTACTTGCGTAAAGGTCGCTTAACAGCGGTAGAAGGACGCATTCAGGTGCGTAACTACGAGAACAACGAAGGCAAACGCGTCTATGTGACGGAAGTTATTGCCGATAACGTTCGCTTCTTGGAATCTAACCGTGAAGGCGGAGCTCCGCAAGAGAGTGGCGGTTATGCCGGAGGCAACAACAGCGGCGGAGGATCTTTTGGCGGCGGTGGCGGTAACGCTCCTTATGGTGGCGGTAACGGCGGCGGCGGAAAGCCTAGTACTCCACGCAACAACAACAGCCGTGATCCGTTCTCGGATGACGGTCGACCGATCGATATATCAGAAGATGACTTGCCATTTTAA
- the rpsF gene encoding 30S ribosomal protein S6 yields MRKYEVMYIIRPDVEQENVQAIVDKFSGIINNGGEVTKQDVIGKRRLAYEINKIRDGYYVLVHFNATTEVVNELDRIMKITDEVIRSLIVRDVA; encoded by the coding sequence ATGCGCAAATATGAAGTGATGTACATCATTCGTCCGGATGTTGAGCAAGAAAACGTTCAAGCCATCGTCGACAAATTCAGTGGCATCATTAACAATGGCGGGGAAGTCACGAAGCAAGATGTGATCGGTAAACGCCGTCTTGCGTATGAGATCAATAAGATTCGTGATGGTTACTACGTTCTGGTTCATTTCAATGCAACGACTGAAGTTGTTAATGAACTTGACCGCATCATGAAAATTACGGATGAAGTTATCCGTAGCTTGATCGTCAGAGACGTTGCTTAA
- a CDS encoding YjzC family protein, protein MGEWTLFSPGDHAPNDGTYIETGVNSYHMGVNNPKKVELKRGQRFPDTSNHERKWKRMAH, encoded by the coding sequence ATGGGCGAATGGACATTGTTTTCCCCGGGCGACCATGCTCCAAACGACGGCACTTATATTGAAACGGGCGTTAATTCCTACCATATGGGGGTTAATAATCCGAAGAAGGTTGAGCTGAAGCGCGGACAGAGATTCCCGGATACGTCTAACCATGAACGCAAGTGGAAACGGATGGCTCATTAA